The following coding sequences are from one Leptolyngbya sp. NIES-3755 window:
- a CDS encoding probable D-alanyl-D-alanine carboxypeptidase DacB (similar to AA sequence:cyanobase_aa:LBDG_58000), with protein MLFKFFRFFAIALFTTSLMFCVALELDMNSALVAAPVPSSSPQAPLLKITPLPVPSIAPPIPLIQPPKIQSSYGHLPYQEDEPARLQTVGQFVRGGSARPERMDLEAVKAFQEMSIAAKKAKVSLMPISGFRSIKDQTFLFARQTERQGSKAAAARWSAPPGHSEHHTGYALDIADRQRPETDLKQSFADTPAYRWLAINAKQFGFELSFPPHNWQGVSYEPWHWRFVGSERSGQIFAAAKQLAETHHSSKLSVPD; from the coding sequence ATGCTGTTTAAATTCTTCCGATTTTTCGCGATCGCGCTTTTCACCACGAGTTTAATGTTCTGTGTCGCACTGGAACTCGATATGAATTCCGCACTTGTGGCTGCACCCGTTCCAAGCAGTAGTCCTCAAGCTCCATTGCTCAAAATCACGCCGCTTCCAGTTCCCTCGATCGCGCCTCCTATTCCCTTGATCCAGCCTCCTAAAATTCAATCGTCTTATGGACATTTGCCATATCAGGAAGATGAACCTGCCCGATTGCAGACTGTAGGACAGTTTGTTCGAGGGGGTTCAGCAAGACCGGAAAGAATGGATCTCGAAGCGGTCAAAGCCTTTCAGGAAATGTCGATCGCAGCAAAAAAGGCGAAAGTTTCTCTGATGCCGATTTCGGGATTCCGATCGATTAAAGATCAAACATTCTTATTCGCTCGACAAACAGAGCGACAAGGGAGCAAAGCGGCAGCCGCAAGATGGAGCGCTCCACCTGGACATAGTGAACATCACACTGGATATGCACTCGATATCGCCGATCGACAACGCCCAGAAACGGATTTAAAACAAAGTTTTGCAGACACTCCTGCTTATCGATGGTTAGCGATCAATGCGAAGCAGTTTGGATTTGAATTGTCGTTTCCGCCGCACAATTGGCAAGGGGTGAGCTATGAACCTTGGCACTGGCGGTTTGTTGGAAGTGAGCGATCGGGTCAGATTTTTGCAGCCGCGAAACAATTGGCGGAAACGCATCAT
- a CDS encoding hypothetical protein (similar to AA sequence:cyanobase_aa:LBDG_58020), which translates to MTKFAAKLAIVSALILAPMSLPAMSQTGTGTGTGTGTTGTGTTAVDTEYHQEGRNGYWGLLGLLGLFGLLGRKSKRDEYSATGTTAYRDPADASSTRDRY; encoded by the coding sequence ATGACTAAATTTGCTGCAAAACTCGCGATCGTCTCTGCTTTGATTTTGGCTCCGATGTCGCTGCCCGCAATGAGCCAAACCGGAACCGGAACCGGAACGGGAACTGGTACGACTGGAACGGGAACGACTGCTGTGGATACTGAATACCACCAAGAAGGACGCAACGGTTACTGGGGATTGCTTGGTTTGCTCGGCTTGTTTGGTTTATTGGGACGCAAGAGCAAGCGGGACGAGTATTCGGCAACCGGAACGACTGCATATCGTGATCCGGCAGATGCTTCGAGCACCCGCGATCGCTACTAA
- a CDS encoding hypothetical protein (similar to AA sequence:cyanobase_aa:LBDG_58040): protein MTKRIFVTGASGCIGHYLVEALIQDTEHELFLLVRDANKLKIDVTARSGITVLESDLCEIEQHRELLKTIDCAILAATAWGGDSVQAVNVDKNIELLLMLDADRIEQVLYFSTASILDRQNQLLPEAMEIGNDYLKSKYLCCEKLESLAIAPKITKLFPTLVIGGGERYPYSAITAGIPDVMKQAKLIRLFRADGSFHFIHGHDIAQVVRRFVDHPPAEKSIVLGNPKITVNQAIEELCDYFGLKPLIGIPLLWLADLIIFLFRIQVGEWDRFALRYRHFTHLNPVSPATFGMENYCSTMEDVLKLSGVRRKA from the coding sequence ATGACCAAGCGAATCTTTGTGACAGGTGCTAGTGGTTGCATTGGTCACTATCTTGTTGAAGCGCTCATTCAAGATACTGAGCACGAACTATTTTTGCTCGTTCGAGATGCCAATAAGCTGAAAATCGATGTGACGGCTCGATCGGGCATTACGGTGCTTGAGTCCGATCTGTGTGAGATCGAGCAGCATCGAGAGTTGTTGAAAACGATCGATTGTGCAATCTTGGCAGCAACCGCTTGGGGTGGAGACAGTGTTCAAGCTGTAAATGTTGATAAGAACATCGAATTGCTCTTGATGCTGGATGCAGACCGAATCGAGCAGGTTCTTTACTTCTCAACGGCTAGTATTCTCGATCGACAAAATCAGTTACTTCCCGAAGCAATGGAGATCGGGAATGACTATCTCAAATCGAAGTATCTTTGCTGCGAAAAATTAGAGAGCTTAGCGATCGCACCCAAAATTACTAAACTTTTCCCAACTCTAGTAATCGGTGGCGGCGAGCGTTATCCTTATTCCGCAATCACGGCGGGAATTCCAGATGTGATGAAGCAGGCAAAATTGATTCGGCTGTTTCGGGCAGATGGCAGCTTCCACTTTATTCATGGACATGATATTGCTCAAGTCGTGCGGCGTTTCGTGGATCATCCGCCTGCTGAGAAAAGCATTGTTCTAGGAAATCCGAAGATCACGGTGAATCAAGCGATCGAGGAACTCTGTGATTATTTCGGCTTGAAACCGCTGATCGGAATTCCACTGTTATGGCTGGCAGATTTGATTATCTTTTTGTTCCGGATTCAAGTCGGTGAATGGGATCGATTTGCACTGCGCTACCGCCATTTCACTCATTTGAATCCGGTTAGTCCTGCGACATTCGGAATGGAAAATTATTGTTCCACGATGGAAGACGTTCTAAAACTAAGCGGCGTTCGGAGAAAGGCTTAG
- a CDS encoding uroporphyrinogen decarboxylase (similar to AA sequence:cyanobase_aa:LBDG_58030): MTGSSQLPLLLRAARGEVLDRPPVWMMRQAGRYMKAYRDLRDRYPSFRERSEIPEVAIEVSLQPWRAFKPDGVILFSDIVTPLPGLGIEMDIAEGKGPIIADPIRSQAQIDRLHPLVPEETMPFIKTILKSLREEVKNEATVLGFVGAPWTLAAYAVEGKGSKTYSIIKNMAFSDPAILHQLLSKLADAIATYACYQIDCGAQVIQMFDSWAGQLSPQDYDTFALPYQQQVFSKIKQVHPETPLILLVTGSAGLLERMSKAGADILTIDWTVDMADARARLGKDVKVQGNLDPGVLFGSKEFIRDRILDTIRKAGNRGHILNLGHGILPNTPEENAAYFFETAKQVDQLLTATR; encoded by the coding sequence ATGACGGGTTCTTCGCAACTTCCACTTTTGTTACGGGCTGCACGGGGTGAAGTGTTGGATCGTCCCCCAGTTTGGATGATGCGACAGGCTGGTCGCTACATGAAAGCCTACCGAGATTTACGCGATCGCTATCCCTCTTTCCGCGAACGCTCTGAGATTCCAGAAGTCGCGATCGAAGTGTCGCTGCAACCCTGGAGAGCATTCAAACCGGACGGTGTAATTCTATTTTCCGATATCGTCACTCCGCTGCCAGGATTGGGGATCGAAATGGATATCGCTGAAGGAAAGGGTCCGATTATCGCTGATCCGATTCGCTCTCAGGCACAAATCGATCGCTTGCATCCTTTGGTTCCCGAAGAGACGATGCCGTTTATCAAAACGATTCTCAAGTCTCTGCGCGAAGAAGTGAAGAACGAAGCAACCGTTCTCGGATTCGTCGGTGCACCTTGGACTTTAGCGGCGTATGCAGTCGAAGGAAAAGGATCAAAAACCTATTCGATTATCAAGAATATGGCGTTTTCTGATCCAGCGATTCTGCATCAACTCTTGTCAAAATTGGCAGATGCGATCGCGACTTATGCCTGCTATCAAATCGACTGCGGCGCTCAGGTGATCCAAATGTTCGATTCTTGGGCAGGACAACTCAGCCCTCAAGACTACGACACTTTTGCGCTTCCGTATCAACAGCAAGTCTTTAGCAAAATCAAACAAGTGCATCCTGAAACGCCATTGATTCTGCTTGTAACTGGCAGTGCTGGATTGCTTGAACGGATGTCGAAAGCGGGCGCGGACATTTTAACGATCGATTGGACAGTCGATATGGCGGATGCACGGGCACGACTCGGAAAAGACGTGAAAGTGCAGGGCAATCTTGATCCGGGTGTCTTGTTTGGATCGAAGGAATTTATTCGCGATCGAATTCTCGACACGATTCGCAAAGCGGGCAACCGAGGTCACATTTTGAACCTGGGACATGGGATTCTCCCGAATACTCCGGAGGAAAATGCGGCTTATTTCTTTGAAACCGCGAAACAAGTCGATCAATTGCTAACGGCTACCCGGTAA